The Blastococcus sp. HT6-4 genome window below encodes:
- a CDS encoding DUF309 domain-containing protein: MPDRDRDEQGRARNARPRDALGRPLPHGAVGEDRAPEGVVRAPEVALAEAQALLDAGRPFHAHEVLEDAWKSAPEDERELWRGLAQLAVGLTHAARGNDRGATTLLERGASAIGPYADRRPHGVDVAGLAGWAHTLAAAPATGRDPVRSAPRLRG, encoded by the coding sequence GTGCCCGACCGTGACCGCGACGAGCAGGGCCGGGCCCGCAACGCACGCCCGCGGGACGCGCTCGGGCGGCCGCTGCCGCACGGCGCCGTCGGTGAGGACCGCGCCCCCGAGGGGGTGGTCCGGGCGCCGGAGGTGGCGCTCGCGGAGGCGCAGGCGCTGCTGGACGCCGGCCGCCCGTTCCACGCCCACGAGGTGCTGGAGGACGCCTGGAAGTCCGCGCCCGAGGACGAGCGCGAGCTGTGGCGGGGACTGGCCCAGCTCGCCGTCGGCCTGACCCACGCCGCCCGCGGCAACGACCGGGGTGCGACCACGCTGCTCGAGCGCGGGGCGTCGGCCATCGGCCCGTACGCCGACCGCCGTCCGCACGGGGTGGACGTGGCCGGGCTCGCCGGGTGGGCGCACACGCTCGCCGCCGCCCCCGCCACCGGCCGCGACCCGGTGCGCAGCGCTCCCCGGCTGCGCGGGTGA
- a CDS encoding anti-sigma factor — MKHCPPEQLALAALREPLPAGDAAHLRSCADCRSEVASLQRAVDAVAIPEFGASGPAVAPPASVWAGIAAATGVTTAPRPEVDAPSAVAPLSAPRMENSADGAQVIPFRSRRSRTLLVAAAAVAGVAVGAGAVAALNRGPVAEPVTAVALDPLDGRPASGRAEVVVRDDGSRALQVDLDAPDLDGEYYEIWLIEPNVVDMVPLGVLRPGEQTFELPAGLDLAAYPIVDVSVEPLDGDPTHSGVSVARGQLDA, encoded by the coding sequence GTGAAGCACTGCCCGCCTGAGCAGCTGGCCCTGGCCGCGCTGCGCGAGCCCCTGCCGGCCGGCGACGCCGCCCACCTGCGCTCCTGCGCCGACTGCCGGTCCGAGGTGGCGAGCCTGCAGCGTGCGGTCGACGCCGTCGCCATCCCCGAGTTCGGCGCGTCCGGCCCGGCCGTGGCTCCGCCGGCCTCGGTCTGGGCCGGCATCGCCGCGGCCACCGGTGTGACCACCGCTCCCCGCCCCGAGGTCGACGCGCCCTCCGCCGTGGCGCCGCTGTCCGCGCCACGGATGGAGAACTCTGCCGACGGCGCGCAGGTCATCCCGTTCCGTTCCCGGCGGTCCCGGACGCTCCTCGTGGCAGCGGCCGCCGTGGCCGGTGTCGCCGTGGGTGCCGGCGCCGTCGCGGCGCTGAACCGTGGTCCCGTCGCCGAACCGGTCACCGCGGTCGCCCTCGACCCGCTCGACGGCCGGCCGGCGTCCGGCCGCGCGGAGGTCGTCGTCCGCGACGACGGCTCACGCGCCCTGCAGGTCGACCTCGACGCCCCGGACCTGGACGGCGAGTACTACGAGATCTGGCTGATCGAGCCGAACGTCGTCGACATGGTGCCGCTGGGCGTCCTGCGACCGGGGGAGCAGACCTTCGAGCTGCCGGCGGGGCTGGATCTGGCCGCGTACCCGATCGTCGACGTCTCGGTGGAGCCGCTCGACGGCGACCCGACGCACTCGGGCGTCTCCGTGGCCCGGGGTCAGCTCGACGCCTGA
- a CDS encoding deoxyribodipyrimidine photo-lyase — MPTALLWFRRDLRLRDHPALLAARDAAGPDGDVLPVFVFDDRLWGPSGKPRRRFLLDCLTALDHDLDGALVLRSGDPARVLPALVREVGATSVHVSADAGPYGRRRDEAVERALGDVQVVRTGSPYAVTPGRVTKSDGTPFRVYSPFARAWREHGWRAPAPSPWGARWRTGVRSDDPPEAPELDGVVLPPAGEAAALAAWERFRDERLLGYADGRDVPGGGGTSRLSAYLKYGCIHPRTLLADLAAVEQTESVRRYTDELAWREFYADVLWHRPGSAGEYLRPELRAMGYDSGPDAEELVRAWETGRTGFPIVDAGMRQLPGEAYVHNRVRMIVASFLVKDLHEEWTLGARWFMRHLVDGDLASNNHGWQWVAGTGTDASPYYRVFNPVTQGKKFDPDGTYVKRWVPELRDLDPRHVHEPWTAPGGIPAGYPEPVVDHAHERRVALDRYARVRGR; from the coding sequence GTGCCCACCGCGCTGCTCTGGTTCCGGCGGGACCTGCGGCTGCGCGACCACCCCGCCCTGCTCGCGGCCCGCGACGCGGCCGGCCCGGACGGCGACGTCCTGCCGGTCTTCGTGTTCGACGACCGGCTGTGGGGACCGTCCGGGAAGCCCCGGCGGCGCTTCCTGCTCGACTGCCTCACCGCGCTGGACCACGACCTGGACGGCGCGCTGGTGCTGCGCTCCGGCGACCCGGCCCGGGTGCTGCCGGCGCTGGTGCGCGAGGTCGGCGCGACGTCGGTGCACGTCAGCGCCGACGCCGGGCCGTACGGGCGGCGCCGGGACGAGGCCGTGGAGCGGGCGCTGGGCGACGTCCAGGTCGTGCGCACCGGCTCGCCGTACGCGGTGACGCCCGGCCGGGTCACCAAGTCCGACGGGACGCCGTTCCGCGTCTACTCTCCGTTCGCGCGGGCTTGGCGGGAGCACGGCTGGCGCGCCCCGGCGCCGTCCCCCTGGGGCGCGCGGTGGCGCACCGGCGTCCGCTCCGACGACCCACCGGAGGCGCCGGAGCTCGACGGCGTCGTGCTGCCCCCCGCGGGGGAGGCCGCCGCCCTGGCCGCCTGGGAACGCTTCCGCGACGAGCGGCTGCTCGGCTACGCGGACGGGCGCGACGTGCCCGGGGGCGGCGGGACGAGCCGGCTGTCGGCCTACCTCAAGTACGGCTGCATCCACCCCCGAACGCTGCTGGCCGACCTCGCCGCCGTCGAGCAGACCGAGTCGGTGCGCCGGTACACCGACGAGCTGGCCTGGCGGGAGTTCTACGCCGACGTCCTCTGGCACCGCCCCGGGTCGGCCGGCGAATACCTCCGGCCCGAGCTGCGGGCGATGGGCTACGACTCCGGGCCGGACGCCGAGGAGCTGGTGCGCGCCTGGGAGACCGGCCGCACCGGCTTCCCGATCGTGGACGCCGGCATGCGCCAGCTGCCCGGCGAGGCGTACGTGCACAACCGGGTGCGGATGATCGTCGCCTCGTTCCTGGTCAAGGACCTGCACGAGGAGTGGACGCTCGGCGCGCGGTGGTTCATGCGGCACCTGGTCGACGGCGACCTGGCCAGCAACAACCACGGCTGGCAGTGGGTCGCCGGCACCGGGACCGACGCCTCCCCCTACTACCGCGTCTTCAACCCGGTCACCCAGGGCAAGAAGTTCGACCCGGACGGCACGTACGTGAAGCGCTGGGTGCCGGAGCTGCGCGACCTCGACCCGCGGCACGTCCACGAGCCCTGGACGGCGCCCGGCGGCATCCCGGCCGGCTACCCGGAGCCGGTCGTCGACCACGCGCACGAGCGCCGGGTCGCGCTCGACCGCTACGCCCGCGTCCGCGGCCGCTGA
- a CDS encoding sigma-70 family RNA polymerase sigma factor, giving the protein MTEVLGRATHLGTVPSVNPDPAPEPSGSAEPDDAEVGRRFAAGDEQALALAYERWAGQLHGMAVRAFGPGPDAEDVTQQTFIAAWTGRARFRPDQGPLPAWLVGVCRHKIADTWARRDRMRREAEAAVSEAQATPARGTTPAVDTVVANRMLVLEELDRLGQPQRGIIELAFFADLTHAQIAERTGIPLGTVKSHIRRTLERLRNRLEVDGEALPA; this is encoded by the coding sequence ATGACCGAGGTGCTCGGCAGAGCCACCCACCTCGGTACCGTCCCGTCCGTGAACCCCGATCCGGCACCGGAGCCGTCCGGCTCCGCCGAGCCGGACGACGCGGAGGTGGGCCGTCGGTTCGCCGCCGGTGACGAGCAGGCGCTCGCCCTTGCCTACGAGCGCTGGGCGGGGCAGCTGCACGGCATGGCGGTGCGCGCCTTCGGGCCGGGGCCGGACGCCGAGGACGTGACCCAGCAGACCTTCATCGCCGCATGGACCGGTCGCGCCCGCTTCCGGCCGGACCAGGGCCCGCTGCCCGCCTGGCTGGTCGGCGTCTGCCGACACAAGATCGCCGACACCTGGGCGCGCCGCGACCGGATGCGCCGCGAAGCCGAGGCCGCGGTGTCGGAGGCGCAGGCCACACCCGCCCGGGGGACGACTCCTGCCGTCGACACCGTTGTAGCCAACAGGATGCTGGTGCTCGAGGAGCTGGATCGTCTGGGGCAACCGCAGCGCGGGATCATCGAGCTCGCCTTCTTCGCGGACCTCACCCACGCCCAGATCGCCGAGCGCACCGGAATCCCGCTCGGCACGGTCAAATCCCATATCCGCCGCACGCTCGAACGCCTGAGGAACCGATTGGAGGTGGACGGTGAAGCACTGCCCGCCTGA
- a CDS encoding FtsX-like permease family protein, with the protein MTLASIRAHLPRLIASTLAIVIAVGFVVATLVLNETTRATVLKAAGAQYVDTAVVVTSGSGTGLAGHVDTLTGLGGVQAVDPTWQTSVQAVTPGRTGAQYLLVESVAADPQLRWQQLADGALPVRPGEIAVSERVGAAVGDVVPVTSFDAEGTEITTDTTVTGVVDLGGDPTAGIYGKAYVVADQARAWGAIEPTELRIAGTADAEVLAGEVRAALSDADVTVRTGTEQAEESVAAMTGDATWLTTALLVFATIAVVVAGLVIANTFAVLLAQRTRDLALLRCVGATARQVRRSVLGEALLTGLAASVVGVLAGIGLSAAVSAVVSGIDSPVPLSGVSVPLYAVLVGLAVGTATTLIAALAPARAATRVAPLAALRPTDPAPLRSRGGVARLVAGLLLAVPGVGLMALGVVTAQILVSLAGGVLSALGLLLLAQRAVPPIVAAAGRLLGRFGGLPARLATGNATRNPRRTAATATALLIGVTLTTAMVVGASSTRATAQAGLAAAYPTDVVVSGSGDELTSSLQGQLASVDGVVATTALTGAELTGPGDTPTLAGGVDAAEALPVLRSTADTTLPEPGQVMLDGWSAEYWGVQAGDPVTLTAGDRSRTLTVVAGETDYPLLAATDLEALVPGAPVDTMWVRLADTADQTAAIDEITDLAGNALPASFVTGLASERAAIDEVVDVLLLVVTGLLGVAVLIALIGVGNTLALSVVERRQESGLLRALGLTRGQLRALLAWEAVLVAGVAAVLGVLVGGAYGLVGAASALGEMGEVVISVPWLQVGAIVLVATVAGLLASVLPARRAARTPPVAAIAG; encoded by the coding sequence GTGACGCTGGCGAGCATCCGGGCGCACCTGCCCCGCCTGATCGCCTCCACCCTCGCGATCGTCATCGCCGTGGGCTTCGTGGTCGCCACCCTGGTGCTCAACGAGACCACCCGCGCCACCGTGCTGAAGGCGGCCGGCGCCCAGTACGTGGACACCGCCGTGGTCGTCACCTCCGGCAGCGGTACCGGGCTGGCCGGGCACGTGGACACCCTCACCGGGCTGGGCGGCGTGCAGGCCGTCGACCCGACCTGGCAGACCTCCGTGCAGGCAGTCACCCCCGGGCGCACCGGCGCCCAGTACCTGCTGGTGGAGTCGGTGGCCGCCGACCCGCAGCTGCGCTGGCAGCAGCTCGCCGACGGCGCACTGCCCGTACGGCCGGGCGAGATCGCGGTCAGCGAGCGCGTCGGTGCCGCGGTCGGCGACGTCGTCCCCGTCACCAGCTTCGACGCCGAGGGCACCGAGATCACCACGGACACCACCGTGACCGGCGTGGTCGACCTGGGCGGGGACCCCACCGCCGGGATCTACGGCAAGGCCTACGTCGTCGCCGACCAGGCCCGCGCCTGGGGCGCGATCGAGCCGACCGAGCTGCGGATCGCCGGGACCGCCGACGCCGAGGTGCTGGCCGGCGAGGTGCGCGCGGCCCTGTCCGACGCCGACGTCACGGTCCGCACCGGCACGGAGCAGGCCGAGGAGTCCGTGGCGGCCATGACCGGCGACGCCACCTGGCTGACCACCGCGCTGCTGGTGTTCGCCACCATCGCCGTCGTCGTCGCCGGGCTGGTCATCGCCAACACGTTCGCCGTCCTGCTGGCCCAGCGCACCCGCGACCTGGCGCTGCTGCGCTGCGTCGGCGCCACCGCCCGGCAGGTGCGCCGCAGCGTGCTCGGCGAGGCCCTGCTCACCGGGCTGGCCGCCTCCGTGGTCGGCGTGCTCGCCGGCATCGGGCTCTCCGCCGCCGTCTCCGCGGTGGTGTCGGGGATCGACTCCCCCGTCCCGCTCTCCGGGGTGTCGGTGCCGCTGTACGCCGTGCTGGTCGGCCTCGCCGTCGGCACGGCGACCACGCTGATCGCCGCGCTGGCCCCGGCCCGCGCCGCCACCCGGGTAGCCCCGCTCGCCGCGCTGCGGCCCACCGACCCGGCGCCGCTGCGCTCCCGCGGGGGCGTCGCCCGGCTGGTCGCCGGGTTGCTGCTCGCCGTCCCCGGCGTCGGGCTCATGGCCCTGGGCGTGGTGACCGCGCAGATCCTCGTCTCGCTGGCCGGCGGGGTGCTCAGCGCGCTGGGCCTGCTGCTGCTCGCGCAGCGGGCCGTGCCACCGATCGTGGCCGCTGCGGGCCGGCTCCTCGGCCGGTTCGGCGGGCTCCCGGCGCGGCTGGCCACCGGGAACGCCACCCGCAACCCCCGCCGGACGGCGGCCACCGCCACCGCGCTGCTCATCGGTGTCACCCTGACCACCGCGATGGTGGTGGGCGCGAGCTCGACCCGGGCGACCGCCCAGGCCGGCCTCGCCGCGGCCTACCCGACCGACGTGGTCGTCAGCGGCTCGGGCGACGAGCTGACCAGCTCCCTGCAGGGGCAGCTGGCATCGGTGGACGGCGTCGTCGCCACCACCGCGCTGACCGGGGCCGAGCTCACCGGGCCGGGCGACACCCCCACCCTGGCCGGCGGCGTCGACGCGGCGGAGGCGCTGCCCGTGCTGCGCTCGACGGCCGACACGACGCTGCCCGAGCCGGGGCAGGTGATGCTCGACGGCTGGAGCGCCGAGTACTGGGGGGTCCAGGCCGGCGACCCGGTGACCCTGACCGCCGGCGACCGGTCCCGCACGCTGACCGTGGTGGCCGGCGAGACCGACTACCCGCTGCTGGCGGCCACCGACCTGGAGGCGCTGGTGCCCGGAGCGCCGGTGGACACCATGTGGGTGCGGCTGGCCGACACCGCCGACCAGACGGCGGCGATCGACGAGATCACCGACCTGGCCGGCAACGCGCTGCCCGCCTCGTTCGTCACCGGGCTGGCCAGCGAGCGGGCCGCGATCGACGAGGTGGTCGACGTCCTGCTGCTGGTGGTCACCGGGCTGCTCGGCGTGGCGGTGCTCATCGCGCTCATCGGCGTCGGCAACACCCTGGCGCTGTCGGTGGTCGAACGGCGGCAGGAGAGCGGCCTGCTGCGTGCGCTGGGCCTGACCCGCGGCCAGCTGCGCGCGCTGCTGGCATGGGAGGCGGTGCTCGTCGCCGGCGTGGCCGCGGTGCTGGGCGTGCTGGTCGGCGGCGCCTACGGGCTGGTCGGGGCCGCCTCGGCGCTGGGCGAGATGGGCGAGGTGGTGATCAGCGTGCCGTGGCTGCAGGTCGGCGCGATCGTGCTGGTCGCGACGGTGGCCGGGCTGCTCGCCTCCGTGCTGCCGGCCCGCCGGGCGGCGCGGACCCCACCGGTGGCCGCCATCGCCGGCTGA
- a CDS encoding DUF4397 domain-containing protein, which yields MSTIRTVGRSAGVLGAVGAVVLVATPATADNHTATVSVLHGVPGTPVDVYANGERLIDDFQPGTLTDPLELPGGSYDLALYPADAADDSGDPLLSADGVDVPAGANATVVAHLTEGGEPALTPFVNETGSVPAGQARVTVRHVAAAPAVDVRAGGEPVIQGLTNPNEETLTVPAGTVNADVVLAGTDTVAIGPADLSLTEGSTTIVYAWGSEDAGFELAVQSISGQQSAPSGVPGGTAGLADESGLPLPVGAAVVAGLALAGAGAVRMARASR from the coding sequence GTGAGCACCATCCGCACAGTCGGCCGTTCCGCCGGCGTCCTCGGTGCCGTCGGCGCCGTCGTCCTGGTCGCCACCCCGGCCACGGCCGACAACCACACCGCCACGGTCTCGGTCCTGCACGGCGTCCCCGGCACCCCGGTGGACGTGTACGCCAACGGTGAGCGACTGATCGACGACTTCCAGCCCGGCACCCTCACCGACCCGCTGGAGCTGCCCGGCGGCAGCTACGACCTCGCGCTCTACCCGGCCGACGCCGCCGACGACTCCGGGGATCCCCTGCTGTCGGCCGACGGCGTGGACGTCCCCGCCGGCGCCAACGCCACCGTGGTGGCCCACCTGACCGAGGGCGGCGAGCCCGCGCTCACCCCGTTCGTCAACGAGACCGGCTCGGTGCCCGCCGGCCAGGCGCGGGTCACCGTCCGGCACGTCGCCGCGGCGCCCGCCGTGGACGTCCGCGCCGGCGGGGAGCCCGTCATCCAGGGCCTGACCAACCCGAACGAGGAGACCCTCACCGTCCCGGCCGGCACCGTGAACGCCGACGTCGTGCTCGCGGGCACCGACACCGTCGCCATCGGCCCGGCGGACCTGAGCCTCACCGAGGGCAGCACGACCATCGTGTACGCCTGGGGCTCGGAGGACGCTGGCTTCGAGCTCGCCGTCCAGAGCATCTCCGGCCAGCAGTCGGCGCCCTCCGGCGTCCCGGGTGGCACCGCCGGCCTGGCCGACGAGTCGGGTCTGCCCCTGCCGGTCGGTGCCGCGGTCGTGGCCGGTCTCGCGCTGGCGGGTGCCGGCGCCGTCCGGATGGCCCGCGCCTCGCGCTGA
- a CDS encoding MBL fold metallo-hydrolase, which yields MPSPLARRAALTAAALAGPVGWLTAAAWGLPTALGAHRRRLRPIVAGSPQFSEGKFHNRMPTPALSPANTRDGLLRQWHEERHVGLPGGPIPLAQAELPDDAADLAVTWFGHASALLEVDGQRVLVDPVWGHRVSPSPVFGPTRLHEPPMALEDLPPVDAVLISHDHYDHLDLPTVRTLLATQTAPFVVPLGIGEHLRKWRVPEARIVELDWEETHTVGGLALTCTEARHFSGRYFHRDTTLWASWAITGPRHRVFFGGDTGYTPAFAGIGARFGPFDLTLLPIGAYNDAWHAIHMDPEEAMRAHGDLGGRVLLPIHWATFNLAFHRWAEPVQRLLTAAERTGAHVVVPQPGERIDVLDPPAVHDWWTAVGSTAEPHEGAGVGSSVLARTVTRLLSLLPG from the coding sequence GTGCCGTCCCCCCTCGCTCGTCGCGCCGCCCTGACCGCCGCCGCTCTCGCCGGTCCCGTCGGCTGGCTGACCGCGGCCGCGTGGGGTCTGCCGACCGCCCTGGGCGCCCACCGCCGCCGGCTCCGTCCCATCGTGGCCGGCTCGCCGCAGTTCTCCGAGGGCAAGTTCCACAACCGGATGCCGACGCCGGCGCTGTCCCCCGCGAACACCCGCGACGGGCTGCTGCGGCAGTGGCACGAGGAGCGGCACGTCGGGCTGCCGGGCGGACCCATCCCGCTGGCGCAGGCCGAGCTGCCGGACGACGCCGCCGACCTCGCGGTCACCTGGTTCGGGCACGCCAGTGCGCTGCTCGAGGTCGACGGTCAGCGCGTCCTGGTCGATCCCGTGTGGGGCCACCGGGTCTCGCCGTCGCCGGTGTTCGGCCCGACCCGCCTGCACGAGCCCCCGATGGCCCTCGAGGACCTCCCCCCGGTCGACGCCGTCCTCATCTCCCACGACCACTACGACCACCTCGACCTGCCCACCGTCCGGACGCTGCTCGCCACGCAGACGGCGCCCTTCGTCGTCCCCCTGGGCATCGGCGAGCACCTGCGCAAGTGGCGCGTGCCGGAGGCGCGCATCGTCGAGCTGGACTGGGAGGAGACCCACACGGTCGGCGGGCTGGCCCTCACCTGCACCGAGGCACGGCACTTCTCCGGCCGCTACTTCCACCGCGACACCACCCTGTGGGCGTCCTGGGCGATCACCGGGCCCCGGCACCGGGTCTTCTTCGGGGGCGACACCGGGTACACACCGGCGTTCGCGGGGATCGGCGCGCGGTTCGGCCCGTTCGACCTGACGCTGCTGCCGATCGGGGCGTACAACGACGCCTGGCACGCCATCCACATGGACCCCGAGGAGGCGATGCGCGCGCACGGCGACCTCGGCGGGCGGGTGCTGCTGCCGATCCACTGGGCCACGTTCAACCTGGCCTTCCACCGCTGGGCCGAGCCCGTGCAGCGCCTGCTGACCGCCGCCGAGCGGACCGGCGCACACGTCGTCGTCCCGCAGCCGGGGGAACGCATCGACGTCCTCGACCCGCCGGCGGTGCACGACTGGTGGACGGCGGTGGGCTCCACGGCCGAGCCGCACGAGGGCGCCGGGGTCGGCTCCTCGGTGCTCGCGCGGACGGTGACCCGGTTGCTGTCCCTGCTGCCGGGCTGA
- the egtE gene encoding ergothioneine biosynthesis PLP-dependent enzyme EgtE — protein MTVPHDDRLPFEDLGAQWRAVRPRPAGRHLDSAASSRQSHRALEAAAHHARHEAELGGYVAEGTADDLLQQGRSVLGGLVGMAAADVAFVESAQAALVALLSGWRLPAGARVACLPGEYAPNVAQLRAAGLRPQPLPVDDLGRADLEGVARLLAGDPPRFVHLTHIGSHRGLLQPAAQIAALCRDAGVPLVIDAAQSLGHVDVDLGADVVYGTSRKWLAGPRGVGMLFARPAIAAQLLPVLPEPEGVPPMRAFESGEAHVAGRIGLVVAVGEHLAAGPDRVRARLAALGRTTRELLDGVRGWRVVEPVDEPTATTTLRPPEGVDVVETRSRLLTEHGIVLTAIGPERAPGEMTGPVLRVSPHLDTAMEDLEALAAAL, from the coding sequence GTGACCGTTCCGCACGACGACCGGCTGCCCTTCGAGGACCTCGGCGCGCAGTGGCGTGCGGTGCGCCCGCGCCCCGCGGGCCGGCACCTGGACAGCGCCGCCTCCAGCCGGCAGAGCCACCGGGCCCTCGAGGCGGCCGCGCACCACGCCCGGCACGAGGCGGAGCTCGGCGGCTACGTCGCGGAGGGCACCGCCGACGACCTCCTGCAGCAGGGCCGGTCGGTCCTCGGTGGGCTGGTCGGCATGGCGGCCGCCGACGTGGCGTTCGTGGAGTCCGCCCAGGCGGCCCTGGTGGCCCTGCTGAGCGGCTGGCGGCTGCCGGCGGGGGCACGGGTGGCCTGCCTGCCCGGCGAGTACGCCCCGAACGTCGCGCAGCTGCGCGCGGCGGGGCTGCGTCCGCAGCCGTTGCCCGTCGACGACCTGGGGCGGGCCGACCTCGAGGGCGTCGCCCGGTTGCTGGCGGGCGATCCCCCGCGCTTCGTGCACCTGACCCACATCGGGAGCCACCGCGGCCTGCTGCAACCGGCCGCCCAGATCGCGGCGCTGTGCCGCGACGCGGGCGTGCCGCTGGTGATCGACGCCGCGCAGTCGCTCGGGCACGTCGACGTCGACCTCGGCGCCGACGTCGTCTACGGCACGTCGCGCAAGTGGCTGGCCGGGCCCCGGGGCGTGGGGATGCTGTTCGCCCGGCCGGCGATCGCGGCCCAGCTGTTGCCGGTGCTGCCCGAGCCGGAGGGCGTCCCGCCGATGCGGGCGTTCGAGTCCGGCGAGGCCCACGTGGCCGGCCGGATCGGCCTCGTCGTCGCCGTGGGCGAGCACCTGGCCGCCGGACCCGACCGCGTGCGCGCGCGGCTGGCGGCACTGGGGCGCACCACGCGGGAGCTGCTCGACGGCGTCCGCGGGTGGCGGGTGGTGGAGCCGGTCGACGAGCCGACGGCCACCACCACGCTGCGGCCACCGGAGGGCGTCGACGTCGTCGAGACGCGCAGCCGGCTCCTGACCGAGCACGGGATCGTGCTGACCGCGATCGGGCCGGAGCGGGCGCCCGGGGAGATGACCGGACCGGTGCTGCGGGTGTCACCGCACCTGGACACGGCGATGGAGGATCTGGAAGCGCTCGCCGCAGCGCTCTGA
- a CDS encoding class F sortase, with amino-acid sequence MRPAAASAVLGLALAVGAPIAWAVTQPEATAGAPLDQVLERPGISVKAPPSTAGSLPPVTVRDASPVAVPDAPPPVRLDLPALGVTAPIDPVGVAEDGQMALPEDVARVGWYRFGPEPGSAGNAVLAGHVDDREQGRGVLFPLRDAAPGDEFVVTDAAGDATRWQVVSRELVHKQVLPLDEIFAREGPARLVVVTCGGPFLPEYRSYRDNVVVVAEPLVDATP; translated from the coding sequence GTGCGACCCGCCGCCGCCTCCGCCGTCCTGGGCCTCGCCCTGGCGGTCGGTGCGCCGATCGCCTGGGCCGTGACCCAGCCGGAGGCGACGGCGGGCGCACCGCTCGACCAGGTGCTGGAGCGCCCCGGCATCTCCGTCAAGGCGCCGCCCTCCACCGCCGGATCGCTGCCGCCGGTGACCGTCCGTGACGCGTCACCGGTGGCGGTGCCCGACGCCCCGCCCCCCGTCCGTCTCGACCTGCCCGCTCTCGGCGTCACCGCACCGATCGATCCGGTGGGCGTCGCCGAGGACGGCCAGATGGCCCTGCCCGAGGACGTCGCTCGCGTCGGCTGGTACCGCTTCGGTCCGGAGCCCGGGTCCGCCGGCAACGCCGTGCTGGCCGGGCACGTGGACGACCGCGAGCAGGGACGTGGCGTCCTCTTCCCGCTGCGGGACGCCGCTCCGGGCGACGAGTTCGTCGTCACCGACGCCGCCGGCGACGCCACCCGGTGGCAGGTGGTGTCCCGCGAGCTCGTGCACAAGCAGGTGCTCCCCCTCGACGAGATCTTCGCCCGGGAGGGGCCGGCCCGCCTGGTCGTCGTCACCTGCGGCGGCCCGTTCCTGCCGGAGTACCGGAGCTACCGCGACAACGTCGTGGTCGTCGCCGAGCCCCTGGTGGACGCCACGCCATGA
- a CDS encoding DNA-formamidopyrimidine glycosylase family protein, whose product MPELPEVEALAAFLRESAVGHVLARADLAAVQAIKTFDPPLSALTGLEITGAGRHGKFLDLDVSGVHLVVHLARAGWLHWRTGLPAAPPKPGKGPLALRVHLDDGNGFDLTEQGTRKGLAVHVVRSPAEVPGIARLGPDALALDRETFARLMAGRSGQLKGALTDQTLLAGIGNAYSDEILHAARLSPFKSADKLNDDELVRLFDAMRSTLTDALDRQVGQQAATMKGEKRSGLRVHARTGLPCPVCGDTVREVSFAGTSLQYCPTCQTGGKPLADRRMSKLLR is encoded by the coding sequence GTGCCCGAGTTGCCCGAGGTGGAGGCGCTGGCGGCGTTCCTCCGGGAGAGCGCCGTCGGCCACGTGCTGGCGCGCGCCGACCTGGCCGCCGTCCAGGCGATCAAGACCTTCGACCCGCCGCTGTCGGCGCTCACCGGCCTGGAGATCACCGGCGCGGGCCGGCACGGCAAGTTCCTCGACCTCGACGTCTCCGGGGTGCACCTCGTCGTCCACCTGGCGCGGGCGGGCTGGCTGCACTGGCGCACCGGGCTGCCCGCCGCCCCGCCCAAGCCGGGCAAGGGGCCGCTGGCGCTGCGCGTCCACCTCGACGACGGGAACGGCTTCGACCTCACCGAGCAGGGCACCCGCAAGGGGTTGGCCGTCCACGTCGTCCGTTCCCCGGCCGAGGTGCCGGGCATCGCGCGGCTCGGGCCGGACGCACTGGCCCTCGACCGGGAGACGTTCGCCCGGCTGATGGCCGGCCGCAGCGGGCAGCTCAAAGGGGCGCTCACCGACCAGACGCTGCTCGCCGGCATCGGCAACGCCTACTCCGACGAGATCCTGCACGCCGCGCGCCTGTCGCCGTTCAAGTCGGCCGACAAGCTGAACGACGACGAACTGGTCCGTCTCTTCGACGCGATGCGGTCGACCCTCACCGACGCGCTGGACCGCCAGGTCGGTCAGCAGGCGGCGACGATGAAGGGCGAGAAGCGGTCGGGGCTGCGGGTGCACGCCCGCACCGGCCTGCCGTGTCCGGTGTGTGGCGACACCGTCCGCGAGGTGAGCTTCGCCGGCACCTCGCTGCAGTACTGCCCCACCTGCCAGACCGGCGGCAAGCCGCTGGCCGACCGACGGATGTCCAAGCTCCTGCGCTGA